The genomic DNA TGACACCCTACATGTCAAAACTGGGATCTTGCCCCCATTAACCGACCGTATGATTCCTAATATCTGGACTCGTGGCAATGTGCACTGATATAGATAAATAGTGACCGGGCAGGTTACCAAACTCAGTGAACATCCCGTCGCGGAGGGTGGAACCGCCGATATTTACGAAGGCCATTGGGTGGGAGACGAGAAGGTGATGCTCAAAGCCATCCGCCACGTGGAGAGTGGATCTGCGACTCGGGTCTGTGTTGAAACCCCATATGCCAGCTCCGTCTGACCTATCGAACAGCGATTCCGACGCGAAGTGGATATTTGGCGGCGGCTCGAACACAAAAATATCTTACGATTCTACGGCATATGCTACATTGGTCCTCGGCTTTTTGCGGTCGCCCCTTGGGCAGAGGGAGGAAGCTTACACATGTTTATTAGGAAAAATGTTGAGTGTGACCGGATGAGGTAGGTTCTTGAATTACTTGAAATAACTGTTAGAAAGTTAATCTAGCCCAGACTCCTAAGTGAGGTTGCATCTGGACTGAAATACCTCCATACATTCCGGCCGATGATTGTCATGGAGATTTGCGCGCGGTGAGTTCCGTGACACTGCCATAGTGATTGTGCCTGATGTTGACTCAAATGCAAAAGGCAAACGTGGTTATTTCGGCCTCTGAGGAAGCATTATTGACGGACTTTGGGCTCAGCAAGATTGTCGCCGAGGAAGAAGGTATGGATGCAGCTTCCACTAGCTTGGAGAATGCTGGTTCAGCTCGCTGGATGGCTCGTAAGCGCACCGACTATTTCTTGCATATACAACCTCACTCCCTCTTCCAGCGGAGCTATTCCAAGTTGAAACAAGCACCTCTTCATCAGGAGTCACGTCGTCGAGTGGTAAGTCCCCACAATATGGATGTTgctttttatttatttatttattataCATCAATATATTGCGCCAGATATGTGGTCTTTCGGGATGTTGTGTCTGGGCAAGTTATTACTTTACTTCCACTGGCCCCATATTTACCTACCCTCCAGAGGTACTCACTGGCATGCCTCCTTTTTCTAAGCTCCGCCTCGATGGGCAGGTTATTGCGGCGCTCATCCAAGGTAATCTCCCTGAGCGTCCTGAACCTCGAGACGCAATGCACCAACGCGGGTTGTCGGATGAGATGTGGAAACTCATAAACCAATGCTGGGAGTGGAAGCCCACTGCGCGGCCAGAAATGCGTACACTTGCGTCTGAAGTCCGGAAGCTCCATACAGAACACTTGAGAAAATATGGTGTAACTAGCCTATGTGGGTTTAGTAATTGATCGACCTTAACTTACTCATAATTTTCGTAGCCGGAAGCAATCTAGGTATTTATCAGGCGATGTCACTTTTCGATAGCTCGGTAGGTATTATTTGTCTATCAACACAAACCGTTTTCGAGCGCCTCTTTTTAGGTTTGGGGCTCTCAAGCAAATGTGGCAACCTCGGTTTACTTCCCACGCCACCAACGTCAAGTGGCATGAGCTCCTCACCTGGTAGCAGCAGGCTTGGTCAAGGGGTTCTAGATGACTCCCCCCGTACTATAAACATGAACTCCCTAAGGCTACCCACAGCCCTTATATCTCTCCCGCTACCGccattcccattcccaaGGCTCCCGGGACTCAGCAACGTCTGGATACTCTGGGCGGGTTGAACTTGGGATCGTCACCAGACACAGCTTACAACTGGCAAGGGAGCATAGACCGTTCGCCAACTATTGCAAGGGTTCCCCAATATCGGCCTCGGCCGGGATCTGTGTTCAGCCATCAATCCGATATTGCTGCGCCACATCCCGAGGGACATCCTATCATTAACTACGATGAACACGGAAATGTACTCACTGGGAATTTGGAGGGCTTGGTAATGCATCTGCTTTGTGGCACAACTGGTGAGGGCACCGGCTGTTAGTACAAACTTGGACACTCACATTAAAACTACAGCAACGTCCATGGACAAGCAATTTCGGGAGTGTTTCCTAAGTGTTTACCGAGGATTCGCTCGAGTTGAGGATCTATGGCCTATGCTAGTCGATCGGTATAGGAATGAGACGATAAAGTCACAACATCATACGACCCACAAAGGCGAACTATCAAACTCAGGGAAATGTGAGTCCCAAAGCCTACGTTCCACCTCGTGTATGTGTGTAACATGTCTTCGACAAAGGATGTTGGCCATCTTGAATGATTGGCTTGAGCTCCAGGCTATTGAGCCAAAGGATAAAGGATTTCTGTTGGGTATAAAAAACTTTATTGATGAAAGCTTTTTCGACGAACCACTGGATGTAAATTGGAGTAGGTTGCAAGAAAGGATCCAATGGCATGTAcgtgcatatattcatgcAGGTATATGAATACTGACAGGCTATGGTTCCACAGTTAATCAACCTAAATCAGTTTGTTGATGAGCCGCCCAGTGAGGCAGCTGGACGTACTAAATGGTCCGAGCTTGacgctgctgctgttgcgaAACAGCTAATGAGGATCGAAAGCAACTTGTTCCAAAAGATATTACCGTCGGACTGCGCCACTCGCCTGAAGAATATATCAGACGAAGAATTGCTGAACATACCTCGATTCTTTAAGAATAATTATAGGGTTGAGGATTGGTGTCTTTCCTTGATCTTATTCATCGACTCGAATGATATCGAGAAACGTGCTCAGGCTATCACTTTTTTAAAGCGAGTTGCCGAGgtgagtgtgggtttccaATAAGAATTATCTGCGATTTAGATCACTTTTGTGTGTAGGAGAGCCTCAAAATTCGTTCATTTTCCAGCGCGCATGCAATCATGTCAGCGCTTACCCATGCCCATGTTAATGGGCTTGAATATACCTGGAGACTTGTTGATAGACGTGTAAAGGAAGGATTGAAACAAATGAGCCAACTGTTGTCTGACGTCGACAAGTACAAAAATGCCCTGAATTCGAACCTGCAGCTACCTTCGGTGCCGATCCTGTCCATCCATCTCAGAGATCTATCTCGAACCTATAAAGAACTACAGACCCAGGTCGTCGTGGAGGGTGAAGAGCTTGTCAACTTTCAGAAGTTTACAGAGGTATTTTCTTCATATATCGTGTTCTATCAGGATGTTAAGATGCCCAACCTTATCCTTTAGGTCTGGAAGAGCATCAAAGAGTTGATGAAGTATCAGTTACCTCGACCGGACATCCCGCAGGATGACAAGGCCTCAGCGTACCTTGAGTATGTTTTTGCCCAGATCGACGGCAATTCAGGCTTGCAGGATCAGCTCAAGGCAAAGAGCGAAGAACTACATCGGAGGGAAAAACGAGACTTTAATCTTAGGCGATTGGGAATGGAGGATGCAGGTATGTGAAATGCGTGCATCTAATTGTGGGTGATGGTATTCAACCACCCATTTCCCCAGGTTTCCGCCCTCCTAAGAAAAGATGACGCATTCAACCTCCGCCCAATATTTTTGTTTATCCCGTATGCAACCCTTTGTTTCTCCTTACTAAATCGACTACTGTACCATATGCGCTTGATGACTCTTGCAGCTaccatatatgtatatatgctcaTACTAATGCTATAATGATATTACGGCCTATTACTTGGGGCTCTTTCCAAAGGAGTACAGGAATTTTGAGTCTAttgaaaatagtaaaaagcTAAGCCACCCTAGTCTCGAGGTGGAGTAACTATAGTACGGGGTAATTGATTATTGGTAAATAACGATGTCATCTATACTTTGAAAAAATATAGGGTAATTTAACTTCGCTTTAGGTGAGTCTTGACTTCACCATCGAGCGATCATGTCTGTACTCCGAGTTTAGTTTTATACTTGACTTTTCTGGTAGTAGTGTAAGCTATATGCGTAATTTTCAGAAATAAATATCTAACAGGTGTGAGCGCAAGGTAGATTTAATACACGAATTTACTAAATTCGAGGAGCAGGAACCCGAGCGGCCGTCGTATCTGTATCAAACCCCTACAAAAGTGGAAAGCATCGGCCAAACATTAGTCAATCGAAACCCATGTCCACGACCGACCGAAATATCGAAAGGGATCTCAAACAAAGTTTGAAGAATTGGCCTTTTCTTCAGACTTGGAGCCATGTCCAAACCATGCAGCAAAGCCTTTCATACCTAGCTGAGTGCGCGTAGCTTTTCTACGCTCCAAAACCTCATGGCCGTCAATTAGGCTTAGATATGTTTGTTCGGCTACGGGTGTACCAGGGCCAACAATGCACGCTCCTCCTTCGCTCTTGTTGCTCGATCTATTGCCGCAGTTGAGTTCGCTTGGGCCAGCAGCGTGACGATAGGAGTAAGGATGGTGTTCGGCGTAAAGTATCGCGCGTACACGAGCAACAAGGTCGGCCAAGCGATCTTCGCGTACATCACGAGCACGACAAGTACTTTCAGCCTCGCGGGCAGCCACTGTCCCTGCGACTAAACACGCCATTTGGAAATTCGACATAGCCAATAAAGATGTTCAAGTGTGGTAAACTCGACCGGCGCTTGGGTAGACACATGCGGCTAGCGATAAGCGCAATTAGGCAGAGCCTCAGACATCCCTGCTATACCCACCTGGCGCTCCGTACAGTGTCGCTGTGGCTGAACAAGGATCCAGGGAACTAGAACATCCTAATCGATATCGACGTGAAGAGTGATAATTTGGGGTGGCCGCCCTCGGTGGTCTCTAACGTTCATGCCTGCCAATTCTATATACCAATCGTGGCTAGATAGCTTCGAGAATTTGAAGATGGATTGGCCAATGTTTGCTTGGTTCAGTGTACACTTTCATCAATCCTATTGTAGGATTCCCATTGTCCCTCTTCTCGAGTGCAAATGAGGTAAGCGGATGCAAGCTGGCACAAGCAATATACAGCAAGTGTAATGAGAAGGAGGGCCTGGATTGCTTTTGTTCGTGATGATGGGTGACACTCACTAACTCGAAACGCACGGCAACAGATGCGGAATTTAGTGTGTTGTTGCCACCGGAATCGCAGTCACAGCTTGGGAGTTGCCCTGGCAGGCATGATGTGAGGCATCAGGGTGACATGGTAAATCTGGTAATGCCGTGTGTTGGGTAGTGTAGGGGTTCGTCGAAGCGCGCCGTTGTGCGCTGATTGGGTTCCGCTTGCTGCCTGCACAACCGCAACCGTCTTTTTAAAGTGTGTGGCTTCTTGTTGTGTGGTCCCGCGTCCCGCCTTGCTTGTCCTTCTCTTGTTCTCTTAAAAGAGTTTATTTAGTTTTATTTCTTGGACAATCGACATGCCTCTCACGCTGGAGATTGTTCCCACCGCTCCATGGGTTAATATGTATGGATCTCCAGACGCGGCGTGAGTGGCGATCCATTTTTCACCTATTTTTCGTGAGCACCATGCTCACGCGCGATACAGAACAAATTACTCGCTCTCGGGTCATCTCACACTTACTCTCGAGACTCCGCCGCCTGTGCTCCCAGTCTCATCTGAGTCTTATATTAAACCAGAGACGGTTCATATTTCTTCTCTGGAGCTGGTCTTTGAAGGCAAGGCAGAGATGGGTACGTCAGATAATGAATATTCCAGGGCCCAACTAAATTTCAGCATTTTAGTTTCATCTCAGGCTGGCTATGATGGGTTTCGGATATGTCGCATTACTAAACAGCTTGTTCCCCAAGACCGACGAATCGTACTGACTACCGAAGCCGACCCCACGAGCTGCTCGGATTGGCGGGTCCCTCGTCGCGCCCTTGTGTGCAACAATGGGAGGTTTTGTTTGATATGCAACTCCCGGGTTGGCTGCCGCCTACCGTCGATTGTGGTCATGAGGGAGGAGGAACTCAGTACACAATCTACGCCACTGCCACTTTCGCCGATACGAGAGGTCCACTTCTTGGTACTTTAGCTCCCTTTACAATATGATGCGCACAAAGCCTCAGCCAATCGAAGCAGAACCTGTTCCCATCGAGCTAGCTCGGCACCGCTCCCCTCCTCCCCGACTTTTCCCCGAGACATCCACAGGGACGCACTTTCCCCCTCGTCGACCATCCTGCGACCATCACCTATCTTGACCATGATGAGAGGATACCGGTTGAACTGCTTCGGAGCGTCGATGTGATTGTAACCGCCCCTCAGCATATTGGTTGTGAAGAGCACCGTGTTCCGGTTTCGTTACGCGTACGAGCTAACGACCTCGGTTCATCTAGTTTAGGCACTTTGAGGCTGGATGATTTTGAGATTGAGGTTAATCAAACCGAAAAATTCAGGTACGTACTCAGCCTCCGTTTTTCAGAGGACTACCGTTTACATAAATCATTATGTGCCATAGCTCGAGACCAATGTCTGCTTATGTGGATTCGTTCCCTGTTCCACCTTCTCATGAGCAACCCCCTAACATGCCTCTTCTTAGCCCCCACCCATGGCAGGCCCTGTATGCGCTTGGGCTGGTTGTTCAACATGACTATGCCGTTAATTGGAGCCAACAGACCCACCTTGTGTCCGGTAATCGCGTTCGTTTCAAACCTGCTCTTGGTGGCCTGGAGCTCAACGACGACTGGGCTAAAATGGATATTCCGATTTCGATTGATCCTACTACCCGGAAGTCCCATCCAGCTCGTAAAGGAGATCGACAACTTCAAGCAACAGTGTTTACTCCCCATATGCGGATCAAGCACGAACTTCGCGTTGGTTTTAATCTCGCCTTCGTTCCCCCTGAGGATGCATCCAACCAGGAACCTATCAAGCAGGCCGCATATGTTCTTATCCCTCTTTCGTTTACTGCTACCGCCATTTGGCCTCCTGTTAGTGTGGGTTCGGGATCTGCATCGCCAACGGACTCGCAATCGACTGTAACATCCGGTCCGTATCTTCCTGCATATTCCCAATTGTTCTACGACAACGGCGAGCGCCGGGATGATCTGTCAATTGGTTGGCTACCAATGTACTGC from Rhizoctonia solani chromosome 16, complete sequence includes the following:
- a CDS encoding RasGEF domain-containing protein produces the protein MAQRCAELVNSLREQEDALENAKLREAVDELEGVLLKIRKKVFEWADLGRVKSFMRQEQVADDIDTFNGLLDTHINKFQILTSIELNRQQRKMDLYRQNDQEEMKEMLHKIIRSVDDLATAVGMRDDVPKLMQTIQEELKGEQPDTEKYQALRGGLDTLHVKTGILPPLTDLTGQVTKLSEHPVAEGGTADIYEGHWVGDEKVMLKAIRHVESGSATRANVVISASEEALLTDFGLSKIVAEEEGMDAASTSLENAGSARWMAPELFQVETSTSSSGVTSSSEVLTGMPPFSKLRLDGQVIAALIQGNLPERPEPRDAMHQRGLSDEMWKLINQCWEWKPTARPEMRTLASEVRKLHTEHLRKYGVTSLSGSNLGIYQAMSLFDSSATHSPYISPATAIPIPKAPGTQQRLDTLGGLNLGSSPDTAYNWQGSIDRSPTIARVPQYRPRPGSVFSHQSDIAAPHPEGHPIINYDEHGNVLTGNLEGLVMHLLCGTTATSMDKQFRECFLSVYRGFARVEDLWPMLVDRRTIKLREMMLAILNDWLELQAIEPKDKGFLLGIKNFIDESFFDEPLDVNWSRLQERIQWHLINLNQFVDEPPSEAAGRTKWSELDAAAVAKQLMRIESNLFQKILPSDCATRLKNISDEELLNIPRFFKNNYRVEDWCLSLILFIDSNDIEKRAQAITFLKRVAEESLKIRSFSSAHAIMSALTHAHVNGLEYTWRLVDRRVKEGLKQMSQLLSDVDKYKNALNSNLQLPSVPILSIHLRDLSRTYKELQTQVVVEGEELVNFQKFTEVWKSIKELMKYQLPRPDIPQDDKASAYLEYVFAQIDGNSGLQDQLKAKSEELHRREKRDFNLRRLGMEDAGFRPPKKR
- a CDS encoding formate/nitrite transporter family protein; the encoded protein is MSNFQMACLVAGTVAAREAESTCRARDVREDRLADLVARVRAILYAEHHPYSYRHAAGPSELNCGNRSSNKSEGGACIVGPGTPVAEQTYLSLIDGHEVLERRKATRTQLGMKGFAAWFGHGSKSEEKANSSNFV